The genome window GTCATAATAATCCTCTGCTGACATCGCCATGAGTAGGGCTATCTGCTGCTGTGGGGTAATACTCGCTATAAACTGCTGTCTAGCCTCAGCGATTTTGATACCACGCAAGTATTTCAGTAGTTCGTTACCAGAAAGGTCTAACAGTTGCTCACCAAGTTTTACACTGTAAGACGCTTTCACGCCTTCAAATTGTTTAGTAGCGCGGTAGTGGGGTCTAATATCGCTGAGATAGTCTTTGGCTTTACTTGTTAACAACAGACCGATTCCCCCCAACACCATTGCCCCTAGCCCAAAGTGAATCTTAAACGGATTATCAGCTGGCAGTGAGCGAAACACATATAAGCTTTCATGCTGGAGAAATGCCCACTCGTTATAGTTGGGGTTACTGGTGCGGTACTGGTTAGCCTTCAAGTACGGTTGGGGAATTTGCGATCGCTGTTCATATCGGCAATACTTATTACCTACAAGTAAACGCTCTGTATCTCCCTCTGCCTCTAGCGGTGCATCGTGTATCCTGGCTGATTTTGGGTAAAAACATATTTCTTTCTTGGCTATGCCATCTCCTAAATGCCCTACCACAACACAAATCACCGCGCCTACTACCGATGTCATCATCAGGAGATTTAGACGCAGTGGCAGACTATAACGACGCTGGTTAAGTTCTGATGGTTTTACGTCTTTCATTTTTTATGCCAGTAGAAACATAGGGCAACGGAAACAACTGCGGCTAACCCAAGAAATAACCCGTAATTAGTTTCTTTAGGTTTCTCAATGCCCTCATAAGCTTTTACCTGCTCAGTTACGGTAGAAAAACTGTTACGGGCTATTTTGTCCATGTCTTGAGCATCGCCTGTTAACTTCCATGAACTAGCTGCCAGGGTGGCAGAGCGAATTACACCAATGCCAAATTTCTGGCGGTCGCTGATTTGGGGAATGATGCTGTTGTGAAATCGCAAGTAGCAGAGGGTAGCCGCCAAGGATGCCCCAACGGGTAAGCCAGCAATGACGGCGGGGAATAGTCCAATGCTGCCAGCAAGGTAGAGATATTGGGTTGATGTGATTTGAAATCCTGCCAGGAATGCACCTTGGGCAATGCCTTGAATGATGGTGATACTGCTGTCAGTTTCAGATATTGTTTGCTGTACCTGCTCCGAGTCGTACTGTTCACCATCTACAGACTGTATACTTTCGTCTACAATCTCTGCATCAAAGTAAATTGGTGTTTGTTTTTGATTGTTGGTCAACATTAGCAACACCTTTGGGAAGAAAATTAGCCCAGGCTTTATACCAATTCGCAATTCGCAATGGACTAACGTCCCGCTACGCTAACGCAATTCGCAATTAAAAAACTTAGATGCAGCAAAGCTTTCAGGATTTACATCTGTATCAAAATTTTCGTGAAATGGTATTACGCCTGGGCTTGTGCGTTTAGTCAATCAACCGTCTAAAGAAACCTTTGGCACGATTAACAGCGTTAGAACCGTGTCTGTGAATATCTTTTAAGGTTTCTTTGGCTCGGTCTGTGGGTGAAAGTCCTTGTTGCTTGTCTTTTACCTGCTGCCAAAGTTGAGTTTGTGCCTTGGTAGCGTCAATCTCAATCCCTCTGAGCGTGGCACGGTGCGATTCACCCAATAAGTTAAGTGTCCGCCCATGTCGAAACTGTTCTTGGGCTAGTTGGTTATCAGATGCAATCACTTTTTGCTGTAGACCATAGCCTAAACGGGCATCACTAACTCTGACCTGTGACCAACCATCAGCCATTTTGTTGATGCTAGTACCTGCGGCGGTGAGAAACTGGGTTTCTTCTGCCATGACTGCCTCGGTTGCTTTTAAACCTTGGTTGAGATTACCGAATACGGCTTTGGCGTTTTGGGCGCGTTGGGTTTGTTTGATGCGGAAATCTGCCACCTGTGCTGCTGCTGTCTCATTGCCGTCTAAGGCTTGAAATATGGTTTCTTGGCTAATGTTGGTTAAGGAATGTAAGGCAGCATAGGTGATGGGTGCATCTAGTTTGAGTTTTACGGTTCGGTTCATCACTCCCACGCTCCTAGTTCTTCCAGTCTGGTGAAGATGTTGTTTGCTTTGTCTCTAGTCGCGTCATTAGCAATATCATTTAGTGCTGTCGAATCGCCTTCCCCAAGTCTCCAAATCGTTTCGTCTGGTAGTTCAGAGCCAAAATTGCCTAAAAACTGCCCGTGAGTGAGAGGATTGGGTGTTTCGTCAATAGTTTCAAACTGGTCATAGATTCCAGATTGCAGGTATGGCAGTGTTTCTCGAATGATTTGCTGTTGCTCTGGTGTTCTGCCTAAGTCTGATTGGTATGGATCATCATTGGCCACAATGAAGGCTGCTTCTTGTGCCAAATCTGATGGGCATCCATTGTTAGTTAGTGCGTTTAATGCGGCGGTAAATAGATTCTCGTTATTCATCTTGGTAAGATCCTTGTAGTGTATGTACCCGATGCACTGGTGGGCGAACGCTCGGTGTCCAGTCAAGCGTTCGCTCTCCCCATTACTGAAAAAAACCTTCCTTCGATACATCCACAACACAGGCTGTTGCTTCCCAGCCCAGTGCGTTGAGAAATTGCGTAACGTCGCCTATGGTGACATCTGCATCAATTTGTAGTGCTAAAAATTGGGGATGCTGTCTGATTTGAGTGAGTAATTGTTGGGCTTGTGTAATCAATTCTGGTAGTGGTTGATTCTGCATAGTTCACCTCATCAAAATATTGATAATTGCAGTGATTCTTGAGAAATTACAGAACTCTTTGTAGTCACACCCTCAACTTCATAACAGCGAGTAGTTAAAGCTTTGTGATTCAGCCTTAAATCCGCTTTTTTTCGTTGTCCTGCTAGTGGTCGAAAAATAAATTGTGGTGCTTGGATTGTCCCTGTTTTGTAGAGGTACTGGTAAAGCGTTCTTTCAATCTGGTAAACTTTGGATTGGCTTAATAGTGTGCTGTCATAAACTCTATTGAGGTTGTTCATAATTCTTAGAACATTGCTGCTAAATTACTGGCTAAATCTGTTGATGCTTTCTCTGCTTGGGATTCTGTTGATGGGATAAAGTTGTAATCTTGTCTTTGAAACTCTAAAAGCAAGAAGTTGATTACTTCACCGTAATCATCAACATTCATTTGACGAGCTAATTTTTTGAGTAAGGGATGATAGGGTTTGCGAATGACTACTCTAATACTCTCGTTACTCATTTATTCCCCTCGAATACATCATTGTTGCTAGCTGATATAAACCTTGGGCGTTTGCCCACACTGGATTTTCTGCTATTAAGAAACCTTTGGCTTTCAATGCTTCATCTACACCCATAAGTTGCGAACCTCCACCGATAATCAAACAGGCATCGGCGTTAATCTTCCAGGGGTGAATAAATTTAAACACTGGTGCGAGTGATTTCTGCACCCAAGGCATCAATTCTTGGTGATAGACATCTTCAAAATTGAATTGTTTACCGTACCAAAAAGGTTTTTCGCTACTCTCTAATCCCTGGCGGATGAGGTGCGGTATGGCAATTTCACCTTGTAGTCGGTTCTTAAATGTTGGGTTGACTCCAATCATTCTGATTAATTCTTCAACCCCGTTATCAAAGGTTTTGCGGTTGGCTAAATGTCCTTTGTGTCCAATCAAGGTGGCTATGACTGTGCGATTACCAATGTCTACAATTACGTTTTGTTTGCTGGTGTCCAGTTGGTGGACATTGGCGGCGATGGCGGCGTGTCCTTCGTCGTAAACTTTTAAAACGTGGATATTGACTGTTGTTGGTATGGGCTTGCCACCAAATTTGACGATGTGTTTACCTGCAATCGCACCAATCAACTGCTCTTCTAAATCTCCTCGTTCATGCAAGGAGGCACAGATAATCAAGTTGATTACTGGCTTATAGGGATAGTAAGAAAGTGCTGCTAATAGGTGTTTGAGGGATTGGGTGACTTTGGCGGTGGCATCGTCGGTGACTCGCAGGTGGTTTTTGGGGTTTGCGTCGTATGCGGCATAGCCTGACAACCACTGTTTGTAGTCGAGTTTGGTGATGGCATCTCCTTCTAGGTACTCTACATAACCCTCTGTTGGTAGCTCGGTTGGACGGTAGTAACAATTCTCTAAATAACTGGGAAATCTGATTTTTTGGTCTGACGTAAAGAATTTCACGCCGGAATTACCGAGGTCATAACCTGCAATGAGGGTGAGTGTACCCTTTTGCCCAATGGTGGCATTAAAGGGCATGACTGCCAATTCTGTCATAAGGTTTTATGCTCTTTTATTCAATTGACAAGGTTCTGAAATAGCCTTGCTGCTTTGGTTTTGACTATCTCTGCATCAACGTGGTAGCCGATAGAATTCCTGCGGCATTTTAACCATTGGA of Nostoc sp. UHCC 0870 contains these proteins:
- a CDS encoding ParM/StbA family protein, yielding MTELAVMPFNATIGQKGTLTLIAGYDLGNSGVKFFTSDQKIRFPSYLENCYYRPTELPTEGYVEYLEGDAITKLDYKQWLSGYAAYDANPKNHLRVTDDATAKVTQSLKHLLAALSYYPYKPVINLIICASLHERGDLEEQLIGAIAGKHIVKFGGKPIPTTVNIHVLKVYDEGHAAIAANVHQLDTSKQNVIVDIGNRTVIATLIGHKGHLANRKTFDNGVEELIRMIGVNPTFKNRLQGEIAIPHLIRQGLESSEKPFWYGKQFNFEDVYHQELMPWVQKSLAPVFKFIHPWKINADACLIIGGGSQLMGVDEALKAKGFLIAENPVWANAQGLYQLATMMYSRGINE